A single window of Melospiza georgiana isolate bMelGeo1 chromosome 6, bMelGeo1.pri, whole genome shotgun sequence DNA harbors:
- the SYT7 gene encoding synaptotagmin-7 isoform X1 codes for MYLHPEAASAGTPSRDVLLVSAIITVSLSVTIVLCGICQWCQRKMGKRYKTSLETVGTPDSSRGRSEKKTINDLDRDFWNNNDNTVQQKWSSYPPKEFILNISPYAPYGDPRLSLNGSLLSGAKLTASAAAGLSGDRDGRPGDKQRLGEDGMRSSVSAHSEPGAGKAARGRWHTVQSHLAAGKLSLSNFEDSTLSTATTLEYIPTSAGDPKFQRPRTLVRQQSLQQPLSQHQRANHSQPTTSQSLGHLQAHSGSPAAAANSRGSRGGGPARQGTAAGSKTRMAGGRSRSNPGSWDHVVGQIRNRGLDMKSFLEGRMVVLSLVLGLSEQDDFANIPDLQPAGTQPNQANAQGDKRLPAAGKAGNAAPAPGQPPHDESDRKTEPHSSVSDLVNSLTSEMLMLSPGSEDDEGHEGVSRENLGRIQFSVGYNFQESTLTVKILKAQELPAKDFSGTSDPFVKIYLLPDKKHKLETKVKRKNLNPHWNETFLFEGFPYEKVVQRVLYLQVLDYDRFSRNDPIGEVSIPLNKVDLTQMQTFWKDLKPCSDGSGSRGELLLSLCYNPSANSIVVNIIKARNLKAMDIGGTSDPYVKVWLMYKDKRVEKKKTVVMKRCLNPVFNESFAFDIPTERLRETTIVITVMDKDRLSRNDVIGKIYLSWKSGPGEVKHWKDMIARPRQAVAQWHQLKA; via the exons ATGTACCTGCACCCGGAGGCTGCCAGCGCAG GGACCCCCTCCCGCGACGTGCTCCTGGTCTCAGCCATCATCACCGTCAGCCTTAGCGTCACCATCGTCCTCTGCGGGATCTGCCAGTGGTGCCAGCGGAAAATG GGAAAGCGTTACAAGACTTCCCTGGAGACTGTGGGAACTCCGGATTCCAGCCGAGGCCGCAGCGAGAAGAAAACCATCAA CGATCTAGACAGAGACTTTTGGAATAACAATGACAACACAGTGCAGCAGAAATGGAGCTCCTACCCTCCCAAGGAGTTTATCCTAAACATTTCTCCTTACGCTCCGTATGGTGATCCGCGCCTTTCCCTCAA tGGCTCTCTGTTATCAGGGGCCAAACTGACGGCGTCGGCCGCCGCCGGGCTGTCCGGGGACCGCGACGGCCGGCCCGGGGACAAGCAGCGGCTCGGCGAGGATGGAATGAGGAGCAGCGTGTCCGCCCACAGCGAGCCCGGAGCTGGAAAGGCGGCACGGGGCCGCTGGCACACGGTGCAGAGCCACTTGGCCGCAGGGAAGCTCAGCCTGTCCAA TTTCGAGGACTCCACCCTGTCCACAGCCACTACCCTTGAGTATATCCCCACCTCAGCAGGCGATCCCAAATTCCAGAGGCCCCGCACGCTCGTGCGCCAGCAAagtctgcagcagcccctgagccaGCACCAGCGCGCCAACCACAGCCAGCCCACCAccagccagagcctgggccaccTGCAGGCCCACAGCGgctcccccgccgccgccgccaacTCCCGGGGCTCCCGCGGCGGCGGCCCGGCGCGCCAGGGCACGGCCGCCGGCTCCAAGACACGGATGGCCGGGGGCAGGAGCCGCTCCAACCCCGGCAGCTGGGACCACGTGGTGGGGCAAATCCGCAACCGCGGCTTGGACATGAAGTCCTTCCT GGAAGGCCGGATGGTGGTGCTATCCCTGGTTCTGGGACTCTCAGAGCAAGATGACTTTGCCAATATTCCCGACCTGCAACCCGCTGGGACGCAGCCGAACCAGGCGAACGCTCAGGGGGACAAGAG GTTGCCGGCCGCCGGGAAGGCTGGGAAcgcggcaccggcaccggggcAGCCGCCGCACGATGAGTCCGACCGCAAGACGGAGCCGCACTCCTCCGTCTCCGACCTGGTCAACTCCCTGACCAGCGAGATGCTCATG CTCTCCCCGGGCTCCGAGGATGACGAGGGCCACGAGGGCGTCAGCCGGGAGAACCTGGGCCGCATCCAGTTCAGCGTCGGCTACAACTTCCAGGAGTCCACCCTGACCGTGAAGATCCTGAAGGCGCAGGAGCTGCCGGCCAAGGACTTCAGCGGCACCAGCGACCCCTTCGTCAAGATCTACCTGCTCCCCGACAAGAAGCACAAGCTGGAGACCAAGGTCAAGAGGAAGAACCTCAACCCGCACTGGAATGAGACCTTCCTCTTCGAAG GGTTCCCCTACGAGAAGGTGGTGCAGCGGGTGCTGTACCTCCAGGTCCTGGACTACGACCGCTTCAGCCGCAATGATCCCATTGGGGAGGTGTCCATCCCGCTCAACAAGGTGGACCTGACCCAGATGCAGACCTTCTGGAAGGACctgaagccctgcagtgatGGCAGT GGAAGCcgtggggagctgctgctgtcgCTGTGCTACAATCCCTCAGCCAATTCCATCGTGGTGAACATCATCAAGGCAAGGAACCTCAAAGCCATGGACATCGGGGGCACCTCAG ATCCCTACGTGAAGGTGTGGCTGATGTACAAGGACAAGCGGGTGGAGAAGAAGAAGACGGTGGTGATGAAGAGGTGCCTGAACCCCGTCTTCAACGAGTCCTTCGCCTTCGACATCCCCACGGAGCGGCTGCGCGAGACCACCATCGTCATCACCGTCATGGACAAGGACAGGCTGAGCCGCAATGACGTCATCGGCAAG ATTTACCTGTCCTGGAAGAGCGGTCCCGGCGAGGTGAAGCACTGGAAGGACATGATCGCCCGCCCGCGGCAGGCGGTGGCACAGTGGCACCAGCTGAAGGCCTGA
- the SYT7 gene encoding synaptotagmin-7 isoform X2: MYLHPEAASAGTPSRDVLLVSAIITVSLSVTIVLCGICQWCQRKMGKRYKTSLETVGTPDSSRGRSEKKTINDLDRDFWNNNDNTVQQKWSSYPPKEFILNISPYAPYGDPRLSLNGSLLSGAKLTASAAAGLSGDRDGRPGDKQRLGEDGMRSSVSAHSEPGAGKAARGRWHTVQSHLAAGKLSLSKLPAAGKAGNAAPAPGQPPHDESDRKTEPHSSVSDLVNSLTSEMLMLSPGSEDDEGHEGVSRENLGRIQFSVGYNFQESTLTVKILKAQELPAKDFSGTSDPFVKIYLLPDKKHKLETKVKRKNLNPHWNETFLFEGFPYEKVVQRVLYLQVLDYDRFSRNDPIGEVSIPLNKVDLTQMQTFWKDLKPCSDGSGSRGELLLSLCYNPSANSIVVNIIKARNLKAMDIGGTSDPYVKVWLMYKDKRVEKKKTVVMKRCLNPVFNESFAFDIPTERLRETTIVITVMDKDRLSRNDVIGKIYLSWKSGPGEVKHWKDMIARPRQAVAQWHQLKA; encoded by the exons ATGTACCTGCACCCGGAGGCTGCCAGCGCAG GGACCCCCTCCCGCGACGTGCTCCTGGTCTCAGCCATCATCACCGTCAGCCTTAGCGTCACCATCGTCCTCTGCGGGATCTGCCAGTGGTGCCAGCGGAAAATG GGAAAGCGTTACAAGACTTCCCTGGAGACTGTGGGAACTCCGGATTCCAGCCGAGGCCGCAGCGAGAAGAAAACCATCAA CGATCTAGACAGAGACTTTTGGAATAACAATGACAACACAGTGCAGCAGAAATGGAGCTCCTACCCTCCCAAGGAGTTTATCCTAAACATTTCTCCTTACGCTCCGTATGGTGATCCGCGCCTTTCCCTCAA tGGCTCTCTGTTATCAGGGGCCAAACTGACGGCGTCGGCCGCCGCCGGGCTGTCCGGGGACCGCGACGGCCGGCCCGGGGACAAGCAGCGGCTCGGCGAGGATGGAATGAGGAGCAGCGTGTCCGCCCACAGCGAGCCCGGAGCTGGAAAGGCGGCACGGGGCCGCTGGCACACGGTGCAGAGCCACTTGGCCGCAGGGAAGCTCAGCCTGTCCAA GTTGCCGGCCGCCGGGAAGGCTGGGAAcgcggcaccggcaccggggcAGCCGCCGCACGATGAGTCCGACCGCAAGACGGAGCCGCACTCCTCCGTCTCCGACCTGGTCAACTCCCTGACCAGCGAGATGCTCATG CTCTCCCCGGGCTCCGAGGATGACGAGGGCCACGAGGGCGTCAGCCGGGAGAACCTGGGCCGCATCCAGTTCAGCGTCGGCTACAACTTCCAGGAGTCCACCCTGACCGTGAAGATCCTGAAGGCGCAGGAGCTGCCGGCCAAGGACTTCAGCGGCACCAGCGACCCCTTCGTCAAGATCTACCTGCTCCCCGACAAGAAGCACAAGCTGGAGACCAAGGTCAAGAGGAAGAACCTCAACCCGCACTGGAATGAGACCTTCCTCTTCGAAG GGTTCCCCTACGAGAAGGTGGTGCAGCGGGTGCTGTACCTCCAGGTCCTGGACTACGACCGCTTCAGCCGCAATGATCCCATTGGGGAGGTGTCCATCCCGCTCAACAAGGTGGACCTGACCCAGATGCAGACCTTCTGGAAGGACctgaagccctgcagtgatGGCAGT GGAAGCcgtggggagctgctgctgtcgCTGTGCTACAATCCCTCAGCCAATTCCATCGTGGTGAACATCATCAAGGCAAGGAACCTCAAAGCCATGGACATCGGGGGCACCTCAG ATCCCTACGTGAAGGTGTGGCTGATGTACAAGGACAAGCGGGTGGAGAAGAAGAAGACGGTGGTGATGAAGAGGTGCCTGAACCCCGTCTTCAACGAGTCCTTCGCCTTCGACATCCCCACGGAGCGGCTGCGCGAGACCACCATCGTCATCACCGTCATGGACAAGGACAGGCTGAGCCGCAATGACGTCATCGGCAAG ATTTACCTGTCCTGGAAGAGCGGTCCCGGCGAGGTGAAGCACTGGAAGGACATGATCGCCCGCCCGCGGCAGGCGGTGGCACAGTGGCACCAGCTGAAGGCCTGA
- the SYT7 gene encoding synaptotagmin-7 isoform X3 has product MYLHPEAASAGTPSRDVLLVSAIITVSLSVTIVLCGICQWCQRKMGKRYKTSLETVGTPDSSRGRSEKKTIKLPAAGKAGNAAPAPGQPPHDESDRKTEPHSSVSDLVNSLTSEMLMLSPGSEDDEGHEGVSRENLGRIQFSVGYNFQESTLTVKILKAQELPAKDFSGTSDPFVKIYLLPDKKHKLETKVKRKNLNPHWNETFLFEGFPYEKVVQRVLYLQVLDYDRFSRNDPIGEVSIPLNKVDLTQMQTFWKDLKPCSDGSGSRGELLLSLCYNPSANSIVVNIIKARNLKAMDIGGTSDPYVKVWLMYKDKRVEKKKTVVMKRCLNPVFNESFAFDIPTERLRETTIVITVMDKDRLSRNDVIGKIYLSWKSGPGEVKHWKDMIARPRQAVAQWHQLKA; this is encoded by the exons ATGTACCTGCACCCGGAGGCTGCCAGCGCAG GGACCCCCTCCCGCGACGTGCTCCTGGTCTCAGCCATCATCACCGTCAGCCTTAGCGTCACCATCGTCCTCTGCGGGATCTGCCAGTGGTGCCAGCGGAAAATG GGAAAGCGTTACAAGACTTCCCTGGAGACTGTGGGAACTCCGGATTCCAGCCGAGGCCGCAGCGAGAAGAAAACCATCAA GTTGCCGGCCGCCGGGAAGGCTGGGAAcgcggcaccggcaccggggcAGCCGCCGCACGATGAGTCCGACCGCAAGACGGAGCCGCACTCCTCCGTCTCCGACCTGGTCAACTCCCTGACCAGCGAGATGCTCATG CTCTCCCCGGGCTCCGAGGATGACGAGGGCCACGAGGGCGTCAGCCGGGAGAACCTGGGCCGCATCCAGTTCAGCGTCGGCTACAACTTCCAGGAGTCCACCCTGACCGTGAAGATCCTGAAGGCGCAGGAGCTGCCGGCCAAGGACTTCAGCGGCACCAGCGACCCCTTCGTCAAGATCTACCTGCTCCCCGACAAGAAGCACAAGCTGGAGACCAAGGTCAAGAGGAAGAACCTCAACCCGCACTGGAATGAGACCTTCCTCTTCGAAG GGTTCCCCTACGAGAAGGTGGTGCAGCGGGTGCTGTACCTCCAGGTCCTGGACTACGACCGCTTCAGCCGCAATGATCCCATTGGGGAGGTGTCCATCCCGCTCAACAAGGTGGACCTGACCCAGATGCAGACCTTCTGGAAGGACctgaagccctgcagtgatGGCAGT GGAAGCcgtggggagctgctgctgtcgCTGTGCTACAATCCCTCAGCCAATTCCATCGTGGTGAACATCATCAAGGCAAGGAACCTCAAAGCCATGGACATCGGGGGCACCTCAG ATCCCTACGTGAAGGTGTGGCTGATGTACAAGGACAAGCGGGTGGAGAAGAAGAAGACGGTGGTGATGAAGAGGTGCCTGAACCCCGTCTTCAACGAGTCCTTCGCCTTCGACATCCCCACGGAGCGGCTGCGCGAGACCACCATCGTCATCACCGTCATGGACAAGGACAGGCTGAGCCGCAATGACGTCATCGGCAAG ATTTACCTGTCCTGGAAGAGCGGTCCCGGCGAGGTGAAGCACTGGAAGGACATGATCGCCCGCCCGCGGCAGGCGGTGGCACAGTGGCACCAGCTGAAGGCCTGA